In uncultured Methanobrevibacter sp., the following proteins share a genomic window:
- a CDS encoding AEC family transporter: MDYRIIIVSIIVMILIGALSKKIGLLKENDVETLNNIVINIALPCMIFNALYTADVSLLPRLSILTVYMLITSLIVGVLTYLLLNFLGWDKRKIWSLVIVVVLGNTGFLGYPITQGIFGNAGMIRAVFCDISTSIIFVVLSFILILIFDGEIKVAIRKILTFLPLWSIILGITFNILSIPITSVGSTVVTYLAGATIPLIMISLGLSLKIDGLKNHFKEVGLASFIKLIIYPLIALGVLSLLNITGFEHTIGLIEAAMSSAMLGLVLAVTYRLDWELTSDCIFTSTVFSLVTIPIFLMFIL, from the coding sequence ATGGACTATAGGATTATTATTGTTTCAATCATTGTCATGATTCTGATAGGGGCCTTATCCAAAAAAATTGGCCTTTTAAAGGAAAATGATGTTGAAACCCTCAATAATATAGTAATCAATATAGCTCTACCATGTATGATTTTCAATGCTTTGTATACTGCTGATGTTTCCTTGCTTCCAAGGTTAAGCATATTAACTGTTTACATGTTAATAACTAGTTTAATTGTGGGAGTATTAACTTATTTGCTACTAAATTTTTTAGGATGGGACAAGAGGAAAATTTGGAGTTTGGTCATCGTTGTTGTTTTAGGAAATACCGGTTTTTTAGGATATCCTATCACTCAAGGAATCTTTGGTAATGCCGGTATGATAAGGGCGGTATTTTGTGATATTTCCACTTCAATAATCTTCGTTGTTTTAAGCTTTATCCTGATATTGATTTTTGATGGTGAAATCAAAGTAGCTATTCGCAAGATCTTAACATTCCTGCCTCTATGGTCAATCATATTGGGGATAACATTCAACATCTTAAGTATCCCAATCACCTCTGTTGGTTCCACTGTGGTGACTTATTTAGCTGGCGCTACCATTCCCCTTATTATGATATCCTTAGGATTGTCATTAAAGATTGATGGATTGAAGAATCATTTCAAAGAGGTAGGTTTGGCTTCATTTATAAAACTGATCATTTATCCTTTAATTGCATTAGGGGTATTGTCCTTACTTAATATTACTGGATTTGAACATACAATTGGACTTATTGAAGCGGCCATGTCCTCTGCAATGTTAGGATTGGTATTGGCTGTTACTTACAGATTGGATTGGGAGCTCACTTCTGATTGCATATTTACATCCACTGTATTCAGTCTTGTGACAATTCCTATATTCCTAATGTTTATCCTTTAA
- a CDS encoding glycosyltransferase family 2 protein, whose amino-acid sequence MKVSVVTPNYNGLKFLNNYFETLLIQSRFIEEIILIDNNSTDGSIEFIEEFMRSSNYPIDIVLIKNDENLGFAPAVNQGIKAAKSEYIYSVNNDVELEWNALEEIIKAMDESIELGENPFSIQSKMIQHYNRKLIDDAGDEYTILAWTKKIGDGQPVERYNEKREIFSSCAGAALYRKSVLEEIGLFDDNFFAYVEDIDLAYRSQIYGYKNYFCPNSIVYHYGSATSGSRYNEFKIRLAARNNVFLIYKNFPILQKIINFIFLFLGFLIKYLFFVRKGYGSTYLDGVKEGLGDRKKLTKTPFLRKNWKNYFKIEWKLIKNTFAYLRK is encoded by the coding sequence ATGAAAGTATCAGTAGTCACACCAAATTACAATGGATTGAAATTCTTGAATAACTATTTTGAAACATTATTGATTCAAAGCAGATTCATTGAAGAGATTATTTTAATCGACAATAATTCTACTGATGGAAGCATAGAATTCATTGAAGAGTTCATGAGAAGTTCTAACTATCCAATTGACATAGTTTTAATCAAAAACGATGAAAATCTAGGCTTTGCCCCTGCAGTTAATCAAGGTATTAAAGCGGCAAAGAGCGAATACATCTATTCTGTAAACAATGATGTGGAACTTGAATGGAACGCTTTGGAAGAGATCATCAAGGCCATGGATGAGTCAATTGAATTGGGAGAAAATCCATTTTCAATTCAGTCAAAGATGATCCAGCACTACAATAGAAAGCTGATTGATGATGCTGGTGATGAGTACACTATACTTGCATGGACAAAAAAGATAGGAGACGGCCAGCCTGTAGAAAGATATAACGAAAAGAGGGAAATATTTTCATCCTGTGCTGGTGCAGCATTGTATAGAAAATCAGTCCTAGAGGAAATAGGGCTTTTTGATGATAATTTTTTTGCTTATGTTGAGGACATTGATCTTGCTTACAGGTCTCAGATTTACGGATATAAGAATTACTTCTGCCCAAACTCAATTGTTTACCACTATGGAAGCGCAACAAGCGGAAGCAGATACAATGAATTCAAAATCAGATTGGCAGCCCGTAACAACGTATTCCTGATTTATAAGAACTTCCCAATATTGCAGAAGATCATCAATTTCATATTTTTATTCCTTGGTTTTTTAATCAAATACCTTTTCTTTGTAAGGAAAGGATACGGTTCCACTTATTTGGATGGAGTCAAGGAAGGTTTAGGGGATAGAAAAAAATTAACAAAAACCCCATTTTTAAGAAAAAACTGGAAAAATTACTTTAAAATAGAATGGAAACTTATCAAAAACACTTTTGCTTATTTAAGGAAATAA
- the glyA gene encoding serine hydroxymethyltransferase — protein MYQYEEDMNKINDLMRVHNDWMRDSINMIASENTTSNAVTTAMVSDLAHRYAEGQAYERLYQGCTYIDQIEDITKQLSCKIYDCSYANVQPVSGVTANLAAFFGFANAGDKMIAMNIPYGGHISHANVSAAGIRGLKTLEHPFNPEVMNIDADALNKMILEEKPKIILFGGSLFLFPHPVSEVVDAANEVGATIMYDGAHVLGLIAGKQFQDPLKEGAEVLMGSTHKTFPGPQGGIILSDKKNEKLIDNAVFPGVVSNHHLHHLAGLGIATAEMLEFGEAYAKQTIKNAKALAGALAEQGFNVLCEDLGYTESHQVGMDVRDVKRATILAKELEQNNIILNKNLIPGDNVNDSDDPSGIRIGTQEITRRGMKEKEMEEVAEFIWRVAEGDKVDIKDEVTEFMSQYRTIHYAFTEEEGYKFIEHI, from the coding sequence ATGTATCAATATGAAGAAGATATGAATAAGATTAATGACTTGATGAGAGTTCATAATGACTGGATGAGAGACAGCATTAACATGATTGCTAGTGAAAATACCACAAGTAATGCTGTTACAACTGCAATGGTTTCAGATTTGGCTCACAGATATGCTGAAGGACAAGCTTACGAAAGATTATACCAAGGATGTACCTACATAGACCAAATTGAAGACATTACAAAACAATTATCCTGTAAGATTTATGACTGTAGCTATGCAAATGTTCAACCTGTTTCCGGTGTAACTGCAAACCTCGCTGCTTTCTTCGGTTTTGCTAATGCTGGAGACAAAATGATTGCAATGAACATTCCTTACGGAGGACACATCTCCCATGCAAATGTAAGTGCTGCAGGTATTAGAGGATTAAAAACTTTAGAACATCCATTTAACCCAGAAGTAATGAATATTGATGCTGATGCATTGAACAAAATGATCTTAGAGGAAAAACCAAAAATCATCCTCTTTGGAGGAAGCTTATTCCTCTTCCCACACCCTGTATCCGAAGTTGTAGATGCAGCTAACGAAGTAGGCGCAACCATCATGTATGACGGTGCTCACGTACTCGGATTGATTGCAGGTAAACAATTCCAAGATCCTTTAAAAGAAGGGGCTGAAGTCCTTATGGGAAGTACCCACAAGACTTTCCCAGGTCCTCAAGGAGGAATCATCTTATCAGATAAGAAAAATGAAAAATTAATTGACAATGCTGTATTCCCTGGTGTAGTAAGTAACCACCACTTACACCACTTAGCTGGTTTAGGTATTGCTACCGCTGAAATGCTTGAGTTCGGAGAAGCTTATGCTAAACAAACCATTAAAAACGCTAAAGCATTAGCTGGCGCTCTTGCTGAACAAGGATTCAATGTATTATGTGAAGATTTAGGATATACTGAATCCCACCAAGTGGGTATGGATGTAAGAGATGTTAAAAGAGCTACCATCTTAGCTAAGGAATTAGAGCAAAACAACATAATTCTTAACAAAAACCTCATTCCTGGTGACAATGTAAATGACAGTGATGACCCATCTGGTATCAGAATCGGTACTCAAGAAATCACCAGAAGAGGAATGAAAGAGAAAGAAATGGAAGAAGTAGCTGAATTCATCTGGAGAGTTGCTGAAGGTGACAAAGTAGACATCAAGGATGAAGTCACTGAATTCATGTCTCAGTACAGAACCATTCACTACGCTTTCACAGAAGAAGAAGGATACAAGTTCATTGAACATATCTAA
- a CDS encoding OB-fold nucleic acid binding domain-containing protein — protein sequence MDKEFFNGMNLAEDISEEDFQYIKDGWEKVQDALSKDEFIDKFNKFKEEYKDASFFSDKDFIDMVVNPFTGEETKGETVADFDVGTPKTIAEVEPGRQGFSVIARVMSISNPKLFTSRKGEDGKLANMQIADNTGEVRLVLWTENIKHLKHISEGDIVEISDIDCKDGFRGGKEFSLRPRSLLRTIDETSENYPKNIAEFPVYEENIVSISDIVPDEKVSIIGRLIRVPTPHSYESNGKKGKVTSLEVQDKTGKIAYTLWNKDVKLINSLDLKEGDIVKILNEQSRERNGEISLSHWDGRILKVEGDYDIPEYEENIIKIGNAREINDVTLVGIVTKIQDTIQFDRQDGTKGFVKSIEITDDSGSIRVTLWGDDTKLKVSKGDILKVMGGNIEYDDYATSGYRVNTNWNTELRVNPEGNEDLAESLNEIAIKLGPITISEVQDHEDDGEEVDIIGRLITLNDSHSFQRDDGSTGFVRSGDIADSTGKVRISFWDDKAEASYGIGKAYQIENARTRLGMYEVELNVGKTTRVIELSDAESSDLPSFEELEEQIYESKKIIDIDEDDMNIKVVARILEIEDTREFERQDGTKGLVRNMTIGDDSGFIAVTLWDDKTNLPYDINEAIKIQNPRINYNDMSNRVELSIGNSTNILQPSYNELTSLPDINELQDILYTSKDIASLELEDRSVKVKGIFSNPYIERILMPKCPVCNRTLEDEDEEECPHCGNYIDKPKYLLMLPGKLTDDTGEIQITFFNELVEQLLDMKHDDIVTLYEESEGDLGFLETKAMDLEGRTLELLVDVNYNNYDEEIRLRPKKIFKNEF from the coding sequence ATGGATAAAGAATTTTTCAATGGAATGAATTTAGCTGAAGATATTAGTGAAGAAGATTTCCAATACATTAAGGATGGTTGGGAAAAAGTTCAGGATGCTTTATCAAAGGATGAATTCATAGACAAATTTAATAAATTTAAAGAAGAATACAAAGACGCTTCATTTTTCAGTGATAAAGATTTCATCGACATGGTAGTAAATCCATTCACTGGAGAGGAAACTAAAGGCGAAACTGTAGCTGATTTTGATGTAGGCACTCCAAAGACAATTGCAGAAGTTGAACCTGGCCGTCAAGGATTTAGCGTTATTGCAAGGGTAATGTCTATTTCCAATCCAAAATTGTTCACTTCCAGAAAAGGAGAGGATGGAAAGCTTGCAAATATGCAAATTGCTGACAATACAGGAGAAGTAAGACTTGTACTTTGGACTGAAAACATTAAGCATCTTAAACATATCAGTGAAGGGGACATTGTTGAAATTTCAGACATTGATTGTAAGGATGGATTCAGAGGAGGCAAGGAATTTTCTCTACGTCCTAGATCTTTGCTTAGAACAATAGATGAGACAAGTGAAAACTATCCAAAAAACATCGCTGAGTTCCCAGTTTATGAAGAAAACATTGTTTCAATCTCAGACATTGTTCCTGATGAAAAAGTAAGCATTATTGGAAGATTAATCAGGGTTCCGACTCCTCACTCATATGAAAGCAATGGAAAGAAAGGAAAGGTAACCTCACTTGAAGTTCAGGATAAAACCGGAAAGATTGCTTACACATTATGGAATAAGGATGTTAAGTTGATAAACAGCCTCGATTTGAAAGAGGGGGATATTGTTAAAATCCTTAATGAGCAATCCAGGGAAAGAAATGGGGAAATCTCATTATCCCACTGGGACGGCAGAATCCTTAAGGTTGAAGGGGACTATGACATTCCGGAATATGAGGAAAACATTATTAAAATTGGAAATGCCCGTGAAATCAATGATGTTACTTTAGTAGGTATTGTAACTAAAATCCAAGACACTATCCAATTCGATAGACAGGATGGAACCAAAGGTTTCGTGAAATCAATTGAAATCACTGATGATTCCGGTTCAATAAGAGTTACCCTTTGGGGAGACGACACTAAATTAAAAGTATCTAAAGGTGATATCCTTAAAGTCATGGGCGGTAATATTGAATATGATGATTATGCAACCAGTGGATACAGAGTAAATACCAATTGGAACACTGAATTAAGAGTTAACCCTGAAGGAAACGAGGATTTAGCTGAAAGTTTAAATGAAATTGCAATTAAATTGGGACCAATTACCATTAGTGAAGTTCAAGATCATGAGGATGATGGTGAAGAGGTCGACATCATCGGCAGATTAATTACCCTTAATGATTCCCATTCCTTCCAAAGGGATGATGGCTCTACTGGCTTTGTCCGTTCTGGAGATATTGCGGACTCAACTGGAAAAGTTAGAATCTCATTCTGGGATGATAAGGCAGAAGCTTCCTATGGCATAGGAAAAGCATATCAAATTGAAAATGCCAGAACCAGGTTAGGCATGTATGAGGTTGAACTCAATGTTGGAAAAACAACTAGAGTCATTGAGCTTTCTGATGCTGAATCATCTGATTTACCTTCATTTGAAGAGTTAGAAGAACAAATCTATGAATCCAAGAAGATTATCGATATAGATGAAGATGACATGAACATTAAAGTCGTTGCAAGGATCTTGGAAATTGAAGACACTCGTGAATTTGAAAGGCAAGATGGAACTAAGGGTTTAGTTAGAAATATGACTATTGGTGATGATTCAGGTTTTATAGCTGTAACATTATGGGATGATAAAACCAATTTGCCTTATGATATCAATGAGGCAATCAAAATTCAAAATCCACGTATAAACTACAATGATATGAGCAATCGTGTAGAGTTATCCATAGGCAATTCAACAAATATATTGCAACCTTCCTATAATGAATTAACCAGTCTTCCAGATATAAATGAATTGCAAGATATATTATACACTTCAAAAGACATTGCAAGTCTTGAATTGGAGGATAGAAGTGTAAAAGTAAAGGGTATATTCTCTAATCCATACATAGAAAGGATTTTAATGCCAAAATGTCCTGTATGTAATCGTACTTTAGAGGATGAGGATGAAGAGGAATGTCCTCATTGTGGAAATTATATTGATAAACCTAAATATCTATTGATGCTTCCTGGAAAGCTCACTGATGATACAGGTGAGATTCAAATAACTTTCTTCAATGAATTGGTGGAACAATTATTGGATATGAAACATGATGACATAGTAACATTATATGAAGAAAGTGAAGGGGATTTAGGATTCTTGGAAACCAAAGCAATGGATCTTGAAGGAAGAACCTTAGAATTGCTTGTTGATGTAAATTACAATAATTATGATGAAGAAATAAGGCTTAGACCTAAAAAGATTTTTAAAAATGAGTTTTAA
- a CDS encoding undecaprenyl-phosphate glucose phosphotransferase produces MIKENQRILNSLLVVIDVLVILFSLVLAYYVRFKTTLFGPLGGSLPFMHYLIFTIVCIIPTYLLLYYFFGLYKPFRNKSSIFSGAEDIIKSDIMAFIILVAILFVIDQPDFSRIMLFLLSLFGMIFTIIERALVILVLRFMRVNNRNLKHMLIIGDNELAFTFAHKINSKTYLGYKIGGFLGRKEHLGKTYEGIKFIGTFKDLPDVLKTHKFDRVVIAIPLQYYYHLNEIVDACEEEGIKAEIIPDYYKYLPARPSVDMLDDLPIINIRYVPLDDAFNKFKKILEDYFVAIVAIIITSPIMLVTAIAIKLESPGPIIFKQERIGYGGKPFMMYKFRSMKVQDEDEEKSQWTTEDDPRKTRVGSFIRRMSIDELPQFFNVLKREMSVVGPRPERPYFVEQFKKSIPKYMVKHQVRPGLTGLAQVNGYRGNTSIEKRIEYDIRYVENWSLALDVQIMLKTIFKRDDNAY; encoded by the coding sequence ATGATTAAAGAAAATCAAAGAATATTGAATTCATTGCTTGTGGTAATAGATGTTCTTGTAATTCTATTCTCATTGGTTCTAGCTTATTATGTTAGATTCAAAACCACATTATTTGGTCCTTTAGGAGGATCCTTGCCCTTTATGCATTATTTGATATTCACTATTGTATGCATTATTCCTACTTATCTGTTGCTATACTACTTTTTTGGATTATACAAACCCTTTAGGAACAAATCCTCCATATTCTCTGGTGCAGAGGATATAATCAAATCGGATATAATGGCTTTTATCATATTGGTAGCTATTTTATTCGTTATAGACCAGCCTGACTTTTCAAGGATTATGCTATTCCTCTTAAGTCTGTTCGGTATGATTTTCACCATTATCGAAAGGGCTCTTGTAATATTGGTCTTAAGGTTTATGAGGGTTAACAATCGTAATCTAAAGCATATGCTTATCATTGGTGATAACGAATTGGCTTTCACATTTGCCCATAAGATCAATTCCAAAACCTATTTGGGATATAAAATTGGAGGATTTTTAGGAAGGAAAGAGCATCTCGGGAAAACATATGAAGGAATCAAATTCATAGGTACCTTTAAGGATTTGCCGGATGTTTTGAAGACCCATAAATTTGATAGGGTAGTTATAGCTATTCCATTGCAATATTATTATCACTTAAATGAAATAGTGGATGCATGTGAAGAAGAGGGAATCAAGGCGGAAATCATTCCGGATTATTATAAATACTTGCCTGCAAGGCCTTCAGTTGATATGTTGGATGATTTGCCAATAATCAATATACGATATGTTCCTTTGGATGATGCTTTCAATAAATTCAAAAAGATTCTTGAAGATTATTTTGTAGCTATTGTAGCAATTATCATTACCTCTCCAATAATGCTCGTAACAGCCATTGCAATTAAATTGGAATCACCTGGACCAATCATCTTTAAACAGGAAAGAATAGGGTATGGCGGTAAGCCATTCATGATGTATAAGTTTAGAAGCATGAAGGTTCAGGATGAGGATGAGGAAAAATCCCAATGGACCACTGAAGATGATCCAAGAAAAACAAGAGTCGGATCTTTCATTAGAAGAATGAGCATAGATGAATTGCCTCAGTTCTTCAATGTATTGAAAAGGGAAATGAGTGTTGTTGGTCCTCGCCCAGAAAGGCCATATTTTGTAGAGCAATTCAAAAAGTCAATTCCAAAATACATGGTTAAGCACCAAGTAAGACCAGGACTTACAGGGCTTGCTCAAGTCAATGGATATAGGGGAAACACTTCAATTGAAAAGCGTATTGAATATGATATTCGCTATGTAGAAAACTGGAGCTTGGCTTTAGATGTTCAGATAATGCTAAAAACTATTTTCAAAAGAGATGATAATGCTTACTAA
- a CDS encoding glycosyltransferase family 2 protein translates to MRDLDLSIIIVNYNTFKLTKETIDSCLAEPTHYTYEIFLVDNKSTDDSLAKLEDYFKDEISRGIIKLIANSNNDGFAKANNLAIEQAKGEYILLLNSDTLIKEATIDKCMDYMTKGTNADVGALGCKVSLADGSLDKACKRSFPNPANAFYKLFNVKTNSGKDDYNLDDLDDDGVYEIDCLVGAFMLVRRTTINDIGLLDDTFFMYGEDIDWCYRIKQAGWRIVYFGEAEIIHYKGASSEDRKTKKRNPKILYEFYRAMYVFYRKHYTKKYNILVNIAVYIGIGVLLIFNLIRNAFRS, encoded by the coding sequence ATGAGAGATTTAGATTTATCAATTATCATTGTTAATTACAATACATTCAAATTAACAAAGGAGACCATTGATTCATGCTTGGCTGAGCCAACACATTATACATATGAAATCTTTCTTGTAGACAATAAGTCAACAGATGATAGTTTGGCTAAATTAGAGGACTACTTCAAGGATGAGATATCAAGAGGAATCATTAAGCTTATAGCCAACTCCAACAATGATGGTTTTGCAAAGGCTAACAATTTAGCTATTGAACAAGCTAAAGGGGAGTATATCCTTCTTTTAAATTCAGATACACTTATAAAGGAAGCTACAATCGACAAGTGTATGGATTATATGACCAAAGGCACAAATGCAGATGTAGGTGCATTGGGATGTAAGGTCTCACTCGCAGATGGATCTCTTGACAAGGCTTGCAAACGAAGCTTTCCAAATCCTGCAAATGCTTTCTATAAGCTATTCAACGTTAAAACAAATAGCGGCAAAGACGATTATAATCTAGATGACTTAGATGATGACGGAGTTTATGAAATCGATTGCTTAGTTGGAGCATTCATGCTTGTTAGAAGAACAACAATTAATGATATTGGCCTTTTGGATGACACTTTCTTCATGTATGGAGAGGACATTGATTGGTGCTACAGGATAAAGCAGGCCGGATGGAGAATCGTTTACTTTGGTGAAGCTGAAATCATTCACTACAAAGGGGCAAGCAGTGAAGATAGAAAGACCAAGAAGAGAAATCCAAAGATCCTTTATGAATTTTATAGGGCAATGTATGTCTTTTATAGGAAACATTACACTAAAAAGTACAATATCCTTGTAAACATTGCCGTTTATATTGGAATAGGCGTTTTATTGATTTTCAATTTAATCAGGAATGCTTTTAGGTCTTAA
- a CDS encoding CoB--CoM heterodisulfide reductase iron-sulfur subunit A family protein, with protein MAEEINNEEIRVGVYVCHCGVNVGGVVNCPEVAEYAKTLPNVVVAKDYKYMCSDPGQSLIQDDIKEHNLNRIVVAACSPRLHEPTFRRCVEEAGLNKFLFEFANLREQDSWVHMTQPVEATAKAKDLTRMAVAKARLLEPLEASKVAVDKKCLVIGGGVAGIQSALDLADMGFKTYMVERNPTIGGRMGQLDKTFPTLDCSMCILAPKMVDTSKHENIELITYAEVKEVDGYIGNFTVKVEKKPRYVKEEDCTGCGQCQEVCPIEIPNYYDEGVGMVRAAYIPFPQAVPLCATIDKNYCIDCGLCETVCGPEAIDRNMEPEEIELHVGTIIAATGYDPYDPTEKYEYGYGRYTNVITAMEIERMINASGPTGGHVQKPSDGKEPKRVAFIHCVGSRDEQIGKSYCSRVCCMYSMKNAQLCIDHEPDTEVTCYYMDIRSFGKGFEEFYKTSQEKYGIEFIRGRPAEIIENDDLTLTVRAEDTLLGKVTEYTYDLVVLSVGLEPPKGSNELRQTLGLSRTSDGFYMEAHPKLRPVDTLTDGVYIAGVAQGPKDIPDAVAQGSAAASRASIPMAKGEVEIEPITADTDTTVCGACEVCVELCPFGAVSIEGEGADKHAAINVALCKGCGTCVGACPSGAMNQNHFKTEQIMAQIAAALEDVAK; from the coding sequence ATGGCAGAAGAAATTAATAATGAAGAAATTAGAGTGGGAGTATATGTTTGCCACTGTGGTGTAAACGTTGGTGGAGTCGTAAACTGTCCTGAAGTAGCAGAATACGCAAAAACTTTACCTAACGTAGTTGTAGCAAAAGATTACAAATACATGTGTTCTGACCCAGGTCAAAGTCTTATCCAAGATGACATCAAAGAACACAACTTAAACAGAATCGTAGTAGCAGCATGTTCTCCAAGACTTCACGAACCTACCTTCAGAAGATGTGTAGAAGAAGCTGGATTAAACAAGTTCTTATTTGAATTTGCTAACTTAAGAGAACAAGACTCTTGGGTACACATGACCCAACCTGTTGAAGCAACTGCAAAAGCAAAAGACTTAACTCGTATGGCTGTTGCAAAAGCAAGATTATTAGAACCTCTCGAAGCTTCTAAAGTAGCAGTAGACAAAAAATGTCTCGTTATTGGTGGTGGAGTAGCAGGTATTCAATCTGCATTAGACTTAGCTGATATGGGATTCAAAACCTACATGGTAGAAAGAAACCCAACTATCGGTGGAAGAATGGGTCAATTAGACAAAACCTTCCCTACCTTAGACTGTTCCATGTGTATTCTCGCACCTAAGATGGTAGACACTTCCAAACACGAAAACATTGAATTAATTACTTACGCAGAAGTAAAAGAAGTAGACGGTTACATCGGTAACTTTACTGTAAAAGTTGAGAAAAAACCAAGATACGTTAAAGAAGAAGACTGTACTGGATGTGGACAATGTCAAGAAGTCTGTCCTATCGAAATACCTAACTACTACGACGAAGGTGTAGGTATGGTAAGAGCAGCTTACATCCCATTCCCTCAAGCAGTACCTCTCTGTGCAACTATCGACAAAAACTACTGTATCGACTGTGGTCTTTGTGAAACCGTATGTGGTCCTGAAGCAATCGACCGTAACATGGAACCAGAAGAAATCGAACTCCATGTTGGTACCATCATTGCAGCAACCGGTTACGACCCATATGACCCAACTGAAAAATACGAATACGGTTACGGTAGATACACTAACGTAATTACCGCAATGGAAATTGAAAGAATGATCAACGCATCAGGTCCTACTGGTGGTCACGTACAAAAACCATCTGACGGTAAAGAACCTAAACGTGTTGCATTCATCCACTGTGTCGGTTCCAGAGATGAACAAATCGGTAAATCCTACTGTTCAAGAGTATGTTGTATGTACTCCATGAAAAACGCTCAATTATGTATTGACCACGAACCTGACACTGAAGTAACCTGTTACTACATGGATATCCGTTCATTCGGTAAAGGATTCGAAGAGTTCTACAAAACTTCCCAAGAAAAATACGGAATTGAATTCATCAGAGGACGTCCTGCTGAAATCATCGAAAACGATGACTTAACCTTAACTGTAAGAGCAGAAGACACCTTACTCGGAAAAGTAACTGAATACACCTACGACTTAGTTGTATTATCTGTAGGATTAGAACCTCCTAAAGGATCTAACGAACTCAGACAAACCTTAGGTTTATCCAGAACTTCCGACGGATTCTACATGGAAGCTCACCCAAAACTCAGACCTGTTGACACTTTAACTGACGGTGTTTACATTGCTGGTGTAGCACAAGGTCCTAAAGATATTCCTGACGCAGTAGCACAAGGATCTGCTGCAGCATCAAGAGCATCTATCCCAATGGCTAAAGGTGAAGTAGAAATCGAACCTATTACTGCTGACACTGATACCACCGTTTGTGGTGCATGTGAAGTATGTGTAGAATTATGTCCATTCGGTGCTGTAAGTATTGAAGGTGAAGGCGCAGACAAACACGCAGCTATTAACGTTGCATTATGTAAAGGATGTGGTACCTGTGTAGGTGCATGTCCATCTGGTGCTATGAACCAAAACCACTTCAAAACCGAACAAATTATGGCACAAATTGCAGCAGCTCTCGAAGATGTTGCAAAATAG
- the radA gene encoding DNA repair and recombination protein RadA: MVELEDLPNVGEKTAEKLREAGFADMMRLATATAKELSVKAEIGEGVAEKVIEAARRAEKIDFETAFDVMERRRDVGRITTGSKGVDELIGGGIETQAITEVFGEFGSGKSQISHELAVTVQLPKEKGGLDGECVFIDTENTFRPERVEQIADAFGLDHEEVLRKIHIARAFNSSHQILMAEKINELIQSGVNVRLVIVDSLMAHFRAEYVGRESLAVRQQKLNQHLHALQQVANTYNVAVFLTNQVQARPDAFFGSPTKAIGGHVLGHASTYRIWLKKGLAGKRIARLVDSPHLPEGEAVFKVTTDGIVD; this comes from the coding sequence ATGGTAGAACTTGAAGACTTACCTAATGTTGGAGAAAAAACTGCTGAAAAATTAAGAGAAGCTGGCTTTGCTGATATGATGAGATTAGCTACTGCAACTGCTAAGGAATTGTCTGTTAAGGCAGAAATCGGTGAAGGAGTAGCTGAAAAGGTTATTGAAGCAGCACGTAGAGCTGAAAAAATTGATTTTGAAACAGCATTTGATGTAATGGAAAGAAGACGTGATGTTGGTCGCATAACCACTGGAAGTAAAGGTGTTGATGAGTTAATCGGTGGCGGAATCGAAACTCAAGCTATTACTGAAGTGTTTGGTGAATTCGGATCAGGTAAAAGTCAAATTTCTCATGAATTGGCTGTTACTGTCCAATTGCCTAAAGAAAAAGGTGGTTTAGATGGAGAATGCGTATTCATTGATACAGAAAACACTTTCAGACCTGAAAGGGTTGAACAAATTGCAGATGCATTTGGCCTTGATCATGAAGAAGTGTTAAGAAAGATTCACATTGCAAGAGCATTCAACTCTTCTCACCAAATCTTAATGGCTGAAAAAATCAATGAATTAATCCAAAGCGGCGTTAATGTAAGATTGGTTATTGTCGACTCTCTTATGGCTCATTTCAGAGCAGAATATGTTGGAAGAGAATCTTTAGCTGTAAGACAACAAAAACTAAACCAACACTTGCATGCATTGCAACAAGTTGCAAATACCTATAATGTAGCGGTTTTCCTTACAAACCAAGTTCAAGCAAGACCTGATGCATTCTTCGGAAGTCCAACAAAAGCTATTGGTGGACACGTTTTAGGACACGCTTCAACTTACAGAATCTGGTTGAAAAAAGGTTTAGCAGGTAAGAGAATTGCTAGATTAGTGGACAGCCCTCACTTACCAGAAGGAGAAGCTGTATTTAAAGTAACCACTGATGGTATTGTAGACTAA